The proteins below come from a single Portunus trituberculatus isolate SZX2019 chromosome 2, ASM1759143v1, whole genome shotgun sequence genomic window:
- the LOC123506526 gene encoding uncharacterized protein LOC123506526 has protein sequence MLECTRFSQLNTTMATRDLKGTPLSYAQKLYLVRQIRDHPVVHTKHSNYTSILERKAAWETITKNFNVCFSTAEPKNTHQLKKTWEYLKNKVKKDHSRYIRETHQTGGGPPPAPPKPADEVTLIVQLILNKRLPEPDDIFDSEFVEARVLARLNSTALECADTPEAAGQQPAQDLVLDNPGSPLIIRSEDCELMDAEVDVDLPGARTSAHPVLKKGTCSARSSSATAATQNQSFTGRKRKAAESKSAAYGRCAKQQKHFRDELASTFEALAAKAATTLDSVASAADKIGSAADRMVSAAERIAAALERVAGIHQPLP, from the exons ATGCTGGAGTGTACACGCTTCTCGCAGCTCAACACCACCATGGCTACCAGGGACCTAAAAGGCACACCACTCTCTTACGCCCAGAAGTTGTATCTCGTGAGACAAATTAGAGATCACCCTGTGGTACACACGAAACATTCAAACTACACTAGTATACTGGAGAGAAAAGCAGCGTGGGAGACAATAACTAAGAACTTCAATGTATGTTTCTCCACGGCGGAGCCCAAGAATACTCATCAGCTGAAGAAGACTTGGGAGTACTTAAAGAATAA AGTGAAGAAGGATCACAGCAGGTACATCCGGGAAACCCATCAGACTGGTGGTGGGCCACCACCAGCCCCACCAAAACCAGCTGATGAGGTAACGCTGATTGTACAGCTGATCCTTAATAAAAGGCTGCCAGAACCTGACGACATCTTTGATAGTGAATTTGTAGAAGCACGCGTACTGGCCCGACTCAATTCCACAGCACTGGAATGTG CTGACACACCTGAAGCTGCAGGACAGCAGCCAGCACAAGATCTGGTCTTGGACAACCCTGGCAGTCCACTTATCATCAGGAGTGAGGACTGTG AACTTATGGATGCGGAAGTTGATGTGGACCTCCCAGGTGCTAGAACCTCCGCTCATCCTGTACTAAAAAAAGGCACCTGCTCTGCTCGCAGCAGTAGTGCCACAGCTGCCACCCAAAACCAGTCCTTCACAGGACGAAAGAGGAAGGCAGCAGAAAGCAAATCTGCTGCTTATGGCAGGTGTGCCAAGCAGCAGAAACACTTTCGTGATGAACTGGCCTCAACATTTGAGGCCCTTGCTGCAAAAGCGGCGACAACGCTGGACAGCGTAGCTTCTGCTGCCGATAAAATTGGGTCGGCGGCAGACAGAATGGTATCTGCTGCAGAGAGAATTGCTGCAGCCCTTGAAAGGGTAGCTGGTATACACCAACCACTACCATAA